TGCGTAATAAATTTTACTTTTCTCGAGCGAGTCTAAACCGGTAAGATCTAGCCGGTTTTCCGAAAGATCTTTCAGATGTCTGAAAATTACCTCGTCCTGTACATGTTCTTTGTTGTAAACATTGTAGGATTTTTTCATGTTGTTTGCGATGACCTGAATTAAGGCGTCTTTTTCGTCACCGGGCTCAAGCTCAATAGCTTTTTCGATGAGCTGAAGGATACTTTTCCCGTAAAATTTGAAATCCCCCTGAAGCTTTGGATATTCCATTTTTTTAGGTTTTTCACTAAGTTCTTCAATCGTGGGAAAGGGGTAAGGCGAATCTACATCCAGATCATAATTTGAAAGGATAAAAAGATGGTCCCAAAGCTTATGTTTATAGTTTTCTTCGTCGCGCAACTGGGGATTTCTCTGCCCCATAAAATCTACGATCGCCACTGCCATTTCATTCCGTTCTTCTTTTGTAGCCAGTTCTTTGCAGCGCTCAACAAGCTGCTGTATAATTCTGCCGTATTCGGGCATATGCAGTTGCGGTCTTGTGGTATTGTATTCCATGGGTGCAAATATATTGAAATATTGAATAGAATGGTTTTTCTGTTGCAGAATAGATGAATAGATATACTATCAGAAATAATAGATTCGGCATATTTAAAGCAGGTAAAAAGTTCTGCCAGCATGATAAATAACATATTTGAATAGTGGTTAGTATTAAGTTCATCATGGATAGTATTATTATCTTTGACCCAAATCATAATTAATGTATCGTAAATTTTACTTCCTATTTTCGCCCTTTCTGTTATTTGGGCAGACCACTATCCACGAAAATTCTTATGCAATTGATTCGACCCGATCCATGATTGTTGTCAATCAAAAAATTACTGATCTTAACACATCATATCCCGGTGAAAAAGCTACTATCGCAATAGGTGACAACCTTTATGCGCTGGCCGATCCCGTGACGCACTTTGAAAGTGGTAAAGGCTATGAGATTAATCTAAATGGTAAATCTTTTACGCTCTATTTCTCTAATCTTCCTATGATAAGAATGACAACCACACGAGAAATTTCGGACTCTCCTAAAATTTTAGGCCATTTTGAAATTAAAGTTCCTGAAACACCGTTGATTTCCTCAGCGATCGGAGTAGAATATCGAGGAGCCACCTCTCAGTCGTATCCCAAAAAATCCATGGAAATTGAATTTTGGTTGGATGACAATGGCAATGAAACGCAAGAATTTTCGTTACTGAACCTTCATAAAGGTGACAGCTACAACTTGCAAGCCATGTATAATGAAAAACTTCGAATCAACAGCAAAACAAGTAACGAACTCTGGCAGAAAATATACCCAAATGTTCATTATAAAAACGATGAGAACGACGCTAAAAGCGGGGTCCAGATGAAGTACGCCGATTTATTTTTAAATGGTGAATACCGCGGAGTCTACGCAATAGGTGAAAAAGTGAACCGGAAACTCTTAAAACTGAAAAAAAATGATAACACCGAAATAAAAGGCGAACTTTACAAGGGTGATCAGTGGGGCGGTGCTACAACTTTTACTGGGTTAATTCCTTTCGATAACAACTCCGACTTGTGGGATGGTTATGAGTATAAACACCCAAAAGACATTATTAGGTGGGAAAACCTCTATAATCTAATCGACTTCGTACTCAATGAAGATGATGAAACATTCAACGCAATATATTCATCAAAATTGGATGTAGACAATATGGTTGATTATTTTATCTTCCTGAACCTAATACGTGCGACCGACAATACAGGTAAGAATATTTATCTGGCAAAATACAAGAAAGATGGCCCATACTTTTATGTACCTTGGGATCTGGATGGTACCTTCGGATCAATATGGGACGGTACAGAAGAGAATGTCGTTGACGATCTGCTTTTTAACGGGCTTTACACAAGATTATGGCAGGAACCAGGTTTTCGCAGCAAACTTGCCGAAAGATGGGCGCACTTACGCACGAATATAATAACCAAAGAAAACCTTGCAGAGATGCTGAACAATAACATAGAGAAACTTCGTAATAGTGGCGTATACGAAAG
The window above is part of the Kaistella faecalis genome. Proteins encoded here:
- a CDS encoding DUF4290 domain-containing protein, whose amino-acid sequence is MEYNTTRPQLHMPEYGRIIQQLVERCKELATKEERNEMAVAIVDFMGQRNPQLRDEENYKHKLWDHLFILSNYDLDVDSPYPFPTIEELSEKPKKMEYPKLQGDFKFYGKSILQLIEKAIELEPGDEKDALIQVIANNMKKSYNVYNKEHVQDEVIFRHLKDLSENRLDLTGLDSLEKSKIYYASGRTNKNTGRTNQNQAQNSQNKRRNFHNNKNRK
- a CDS encoding CotH kinase family protein, with product MYRKFYFLFSPFLLFGQTTIHENSYAIDSTRSMIVVNQKITDLNTSYPGEKATIAIGDNLYALADPVTHFESGKGYEINLNGKSFTLYFSNLPMIRMTTTREISDSPKILGHFEIKVPETPLISSAIGVEYRGATSQSYPKKSMEIEFWLDDNGNETQEFSLLNLHKGDSYNLQAMYNEKLRINSKTSNELWQKIYPNVHYKNDENDAKSGVQMKYADLFLNGEYRGVYAIGEKVNRKLLKLKKNDNTEIKGELYKGDQWGGATTFTGLIPFDNNSDLWDGYEYKHPKDIIRWENLYNLIDFVLNEDDETFNAIYSSKLDVDNMVDYFIFLNLIRATDNTGKNIYLAKYKKDGPYFYVPWDLDGTFGSIWDGTEENVVDDLLFNGLYTRLWQEPGFRSKLAERWAHLRTNIITKENLAEMLNNNIEKLRNSGVYEREARVWEAYEFAPDMINYQTNWLGRRIDFLDSIMKSLSTTDAKLKNSSLSIYPNPASEFFYINPGNIRNADLQIIDFSGMQIFSKKFGNITTQVQIPLNKIPEGIYFVILKGDAEVKTARLIVKK